The nucleotide window GGCAGGGGAATATTGATGTTGTAACCTTCGCCGGCACCGCCGCCGATGTCACTCATATCGCCGCTGTCCGGCGGAAAGTTCCTGTCCTGGTGGATGGAAATAGTCAGCGCCCGGGGATCTTCCCAGAATACCCGCTCGGTGCCGTTGCCATGATGCACATCCCAGTCCACATAGGCGATCCGCCCGAGCCCCCGCGCAGCCAGCGCATGACGGCCGGCAATGGCCGCATTGGCCAGCAGGCAGAAGCCCTTGCCCATGTCCGGCTCCGCATGATGTCCGGGCGGGCGAACCAGCGCATAGGCATTATCCGCCCTGCCGTCGAGGACCGCATCCACCGCCGCAATCACACCACCGGCGGACAGGGCGGCAATTTCAAAGCTGCCGGGCCCGAACGGGGTCAGCAGGCCAGCATCCCCGCCCCGGGGCGACGCGCTTTCCTGCTTCAGCCGGTTGATATAATCAGCCGTATGAACCCTGAGAATTTCCTCGTCCGTGGCCGGACGCGGGGCAATATGAACCAGTTTTTCATAAAGGCCGGACACCTCCAGAAGGTTTTTAAACCGTCTTTTGGTTTCCGGATTTTCCGCATGGATTCCCGGCTGGATCGGATTGCCGGCCGGCAAAACCCCGGCATGGGTGCCGGTATCATGCCACATATATATTTCATGCCAGACGAAGCCGGTTTTACGTGTCATTTAATTCTCCATTTTCCAAACGCTGCAGGACGGATAGCGCGCCGCCCACGGAGTTTCTTCCTCAAGCTGCCCGGCCAGCTGCAGCAACAGATCCTCGCGCCCGTAAGGCGCAATAAAATGGTGACCGATCGGAAGCCCGTTACTGCTCCAGTGCAATGGCAGCGATATGGCAGGCTGGCCTGTCATATTGTAAAGGCTGGTAAAGGCGGCAAAACCGAAAATCTTGTCGACCCAGCCTTCTGCCGTCCAGCCGGGTTTATTGGCGTTAAAAGTGCCGATCGGTTGCGGCACCAACGCCACGGTCGGTGTCAGCATAATATCATATTCTTCAAAGAAAGGGGCGATCGTTCTGGTAACCACATTCATTACATCGAAGGCGCCAAGCAGATCTGTCGCCGTAAGGCCTTTTCCCTTCTCGTAACAGGCCAGCGTGGCTGCCTCCAGCGTATCCAGTGACACGTTTCGACCGGTCACCATGGCAAGCTGGTCAATCCAGTTGGCAATATTAGCACACCATATTTTCATGGTCGCATCAAGGTATGCGTTATGATCGAGAGGCGGGCTCGCCTCCTCCACATTATGGCCGAGGGAAGCCAGGGTCACGGCCGTCTTTTTGAGACTGGAGGAAACTTCAGGATCCACATTGGCCCCGGAGTGGGGCACCGTCGAATAGGCAACTCTCAGTTTTTCCGGATGGCGGCCAACAAGATCCAGATAGGGTTTCTCCGGCCGGGGAATGACGTAGGGATCGCCGCTGGCCGGCCCCTCAACAGAATCGAGGATTGCTGCGCAATCACGCACTGTCCGGGTCACCGCCAGTTCAATACCAAGTCCATTGAGGCCGTCCCCGGCATCGGGACCGATCGGGACCCGGCCCCGGGTTGGCTTCAGACCGACAAGGCCGCAACAGGCGGCAGGAATGCGCGTTGAACCGCCGCCGTCATTGGCATGGGCGATGGGTACAATCCCCGCCGCTACCGCGGAAGCTGCGCCGCCGCTGGAACCGCCGGTGATCACGCCCGTATTCCAGGGATTGCGACAGGGGCCGTGCAGAAGGGATTCTGTGGCGACATTGAAGGCCATTTCCGGAACTGAGGTGCGGCCGACTGTTTGAAACCCTGCCGCGCGAAAACGTTTCATCAGGTCGCTGTCGTGGGGCAACACCAGACCTTCGCCAAGCCTCGATCCCATCTCGCACTTGCGCTCTTCAGCATGCAGGACCGCATCCTTGATCAGGAAAGGCACCCCCTGGAATGTTCCGTCGGGCAGATCGACGGAACCCGCAAGAGCATCGTCGAAAACCTCAACCACCGCATTCAGATGCGGATTTAAAAGGTCGATGGCTTCCTTGGCCAACCGGGCCAGTTCGCCAGCCGAGACCTGACCTGTCCTGACCAGTTCAGCCAGACCGAGCCCGTCATATTCTGCATATTCGGAAAGCTTCATCCGGATATTCCTGTTTCCTCCCCGGTCTGTCTGGCCGGGCGCCCTGTTTCACACAAACTATCCCGAATAAAAAAAACGCACCCGACACGAAAGTAGGGAAACCGCAAAAAAAGCCCGACCCACCCGAAAGTAGGGGCCGGACTAACAGGGCAGTAATTGGCGGGGAAACACTTTCCCGCTTTACCGGGGCAATGCCCCATGCTATCTGTTTAACCACTATTCACTGAAGAGATTTTATGTCCCGTTGATTACAGGTGGTGCTGCGCCACCACCACCAAATGTCGAACCGCTGCTTCCCTGCGTTGATTCTTGCAACGCAGGCCTTTTGACATATCCACCTTAAAATTGATCAACGAATATGGTCCCGCTGTATGCGGACTGTAAAAGGACATGAAAGAAATGATCCGAAAATTTCAAGAACACGACACAGACGCTCTATTGAGCGTCTGGTACAATGCCAATAAACTTGCTCACCCTTTTCTGAGCGAAAATTTCATCGCAGCCATCAAGCTCAAGGTGCGAGACATCTATTTACCGAATACCGAGACCTGGGTTGCAGAACAGGGCGATAATATTATCGGCTTTATCAGCCTGCTTCATAGTGAAGGTGAACGATCGGAGGTCGGCGCACTATTTGTCGAACCAGACTTCATCGGCAAAGGTTTCGGGCGGTTACTTATGGATCAAGCCGTTTCCATAAATCCGAAGCTGACGCTTGATGTCTTTAAGGAAAATCATATCGGCCGGCGGTTTTACGAGCGATATGGATTTCACCAGGTGAAGAAATATGTCTTTGACCCAACTGGGGACATGGTCTTGACACTCACCCTGGATTAAGCCCTCTGCAGGCCGGTAACGTCACACTTAGGGGCGTTACCGGCACCCCGGCCTCTCAGCCCCTAGAGCAGACCAAGATCCTGGGCGGCAAGAACGGCCGACGTGCGGTTTTTTACGCCAAGTTTCTCAAACAGATTCTTGATATGCCATTTGACCGTATTTTCCGCGATGCTCAGATCCTGGCCGATTTTCTGGTTGGAATATCCCCGGGACAAAAGGCGGAGCACATCCCGCTCGCGCTCACTCAGGGGCTCAAGGATCAGATGACCTGAATTTTCAGGCCGGGAAACGGGCCGCCTTATCGCCTGCGAGATACCTGCTTCAGAAGTCGCCGGCTGCTGTTGGGGCTGCCCGAAGGCTTCCAGTAACTGAACAATATATCCCTGTAGGCCATTTCCCGCCTCTGCAGATCCATTCCGAAGACAGGTTTTCAGAAGACCGGCGATCTCCGGTCCTTCATCCACAAACAGGCGGATATATTTCTCAGTCCGGGACAGCTCGAGCGCCTGACTTAAGAATACGATTGCCCTGTCCCGATCATTTACCAGGGCAAAAGCCCTAGCCAACAACAGTTTGATCTCCAGTAACCGGCGACGGCGACCGACGGTTTCCGCCAGCTTTTCCAGATGCAGAAGAAGCTCAGTGGCGCGATCAGCCTCGTTCAACGCCAGAAGCAACCTTGCCTTTGTCAGGGACCTGACACATTTAATCCGGTCCCAGTTTTCAATTTTCAGGTCATCTTCCAGCGACCTGACATCTATGCCGACCCGGCTGGCCCGCTCCCTGGCTTCCGGTAATTTGTCATCAAGTATCAACTGCTGTACATATTCATATTCAGTCAGCACATGCAGCCGATGCAACTTGTCCTGCTGGCATATTCTGTGTGCCGCCTCGATAGGTTCATAGATCTTTTCGCCTTCCCCGCGGGTCCGGTAAAGACGGGCCAGTATGGCGTAGCCCATAATCGGGGCTTCCGCCTGACCACATTCCTCCACCAGTTCGATATTGCCCGTAATCAGGTCCAGGGCCTCATCCAGCCTTCCCCATTCATAGAAAACCAGCCCCTGATACAAACGGCTCACGGCAATGGCCGGGGAATTGGGCAGATTGTCCCCCGCCGCCGTCTGTTCGGCATGTACGAAACAATCATAGGCCTTTTGCAGGTCTCCCTGGGCCATTTCCAGGATTCCGGTAAAACAATCCGCATAGACGACCCCGTAAACAGACCGGACTCTGGTGTGGGCTTCACGGGCCCGCTCCAGCGCGGCCCTTGCCTTGTCAAATTTATTCAGCGAGGTGCAGGCATATCCCAGCATATTATTCATGGCGCCAATCATGAAATCGGCATTTCCGGCGCCTATCTCCAGCGGCACTGATGCAAGTTTTTCCGCCTGGACCACATCATCAGCCGCGATGGCGACCCCGGTTTTGATAACCTTGATATCCTGTCTCCAGCGATTGAGTTTTTCCGGGGAAAAAATGCCGCGTTTTTCCGCTTCCGCAATCGCTTTTTCCACCCGGTACGCTGCCCCGGCCGCCTCGATCGGGCGCCGCATATGAAACAGGGCATACCCCTCATAGATCGGTATCTGGGGACGGGTACGTGCGATATCTTCCGGAATTTTCTTACACCAGTCCAGCATCAGCGGCATGTGACCCCGGCGCCTGATATTATCCGCATGAATTTCCACCAGCTCCGCCAGATAATCATAGTCGCCACTCTCATGGGCCAGGGAGACCGCTTCGACAAGCAGGCCTGAATCCGCAAACCATTGAGCTGCCTTTCGTTTCAGGACCGGTATTTCTTCCCGGTGAAGGCGTTTAAGCTGGGCCAGAAGAAACTCACGGTATAACTGGTGATAGCGGTACCATCCCCGGCTCTGGTCAAGCGGAACGATGAACAGGTTGTTGTCCTCGAGATATTCCAGAGTGGTCTGGGCATTTTCATCACCGGTAAGGACCTCGGCTACCTCCGCATTGAACCGCTCGAGAACGGCTGTGGACATCATAAATTTCTGCAGCCTTTCCGGCTGCATCGCGAAAACATTGGCGGTCAGAAACTCGACGACATCCCGGCTGCTGCCGGAAAACTGCCGGAGAAAATTTTCCTCAAGATGTTTGTCACGAAGGGCCAGGGAAACCAGTTGAAGCCCGGCCACCCAGCCTTCCGTGGAACTGATCAGCCGGTGCAGGCTCTCTTCTGAAATATCCAGCCCCTGTTTTCCCCGCATGAATTCAGCCGTTTCCCCCTCTGAAAATCTCAAGTCATGTTCAGGCAAAATCAAGATCTGGTCATGCACCTTGAGGGTTGCGATCGGAAGAAGAGGTTTGGTTCGGCTTGATATCACGAAATGGAAATTCGGCGGCGCCAGATTGATAAAACTTTCCATCAGCAGACTGATGTCGGGGCCGTCAGCAAGATGATAGTCGTCAAGGAACAGGACCGCCTCCTGCTGCCCGGCGGCAAGTTCATTGATCAGGGCGCCAAGGGCGGAAAAGAAGCGGTTTTCCAGTTTGTTCTGTAAAATACTTTCAGCAGACTTTCCGTCCACGGCCCCGGCAATCCTCAGGGCCTCGATCAGGTAATTCAGAAACTGCCCCTGGTCCTGGTCCCGGGAATCCAGGGATACCCAGGCCGTCGCCATCTTCTGCCCCTTCAAAAGATGATACCATTCGGCCATCAGGGTGGTCTTGCCGAAACCGGCCCCCGCTGAAACTACCGTAACCCGGCGCAATCCTTCCCTGTCCAGAAGATTTTCAAGATGAGGCCGTCTTACCCTCGAGGCCCTGTTTCCGGGCGGAAATAATTTTGTGATGATCAGGTCGGTGTTCATACACGTGTCTCAACCTACTCGTTCCGGTCTGCGGTTATCTGCTTTTTTGTTTCACCATAAGGGTAATTCCAAAAAGCATCGGTTGCAAAGGGAATTGAGCAATCTGGCCCGGAACAGATACCAAGGTATGAGAAAAATTACTGGATGATTTTTTAGATCAAACCATTCCTGTCATGGCGCCAGATTGAGAAGTGGATCGGAAAAAAAAGGGTTTTTGCAATAAAACCACTAGTGTTTTTGTTACCCGTAAGTAATATTAGGTTTCCTCTCCTCAAAATAATACATAAAATAACGCCTCGGATAAGCAATTGCTTCAATTCACGAAAGAAGAACCATGTCAGAAATCAAGGAAGTTGTTATTGTAGGGGCTGCCCGGACAGCCATCGGTGGGTTCGGCGGCAGCCTCAAGAGCCTGAATTCGGCCCAGCTCGGGACCATTGCCGCCCGCGAGGCCATCCAGCGGGCGAATGTCGAGGCCGGAATGATCCAGTCCTGTATTGTCGGCAATGTGATCCGCAACAGTCCCAAGGATTCCTATCTTGCCCGGGTAATCGGCATTGATAGCGGCCTGTCCCCTGACAGCCACGCGGTCACCGTCAACCGGCTCTGCGGCTCCGGCCTTGAGGCCATTGTCCAGGCGGCCCAGCAGATCCAGCTTGGCGAAGTGAACACCGCCCTGGCCGGCGGCGCTGAAAGCATGAGCAATTCCAGCTATTCCCTGGCCTCCAACCGCTGGGGCCAGCGCATGGGCAACAGCACCATCCTTGACGACCTGACCACGACCCTGCAGGATCCCTGGGATGACTACCATATGGGCATCACCGCCGAGAATGTGGCCGAGAAATACGGCATCTCACGGGAAGAACAGGACGCCTTTACCGCCGAAAGCCACAGGCGCGCCGCCGCGGCCATCGACGCCGGACACTTCAGGGAACAAATCGTGCCGGTCGAACTCAAATCCCGCAAGGGCGTGACCGTGTTCGATACGGACGAGCATGTCCGCGGGGACACCACCGCAGAGGGCCTGTCTGCGCTCAAACCCTTCTTCAAAAAGGACGGCACCGTCACTGCCGCCACCTCCTCCGGCATCAATGACGGGGCTGCCATGGTCGTTTTGATGGAAGCCGGCAAGGCAGAGAAAGAAGGACGCAGTCCGCTCGGTCGACTGGTCGGTTTTGCCCATGCCGGGGTAGAACCACACCTGATGGGGGAAGGCCCGATCCCGGCGGTGCGCAAGGTTTTCGCGCGAACCGGGCTTAACCTCGACGACATTGATGTGATTGAATCCAACGAGGCCTTTGCCGCCCAGGCTCTGGCGGTTTCCAGGGAACTGGGGCTGCCGGCGGACAAAGTCAATCCCAATGGCGGGGCCGTGGCGCTGGGCCATCCGGTTGGCGCCACCGGCGGCATTCTGACCACCAAGGTCCTGTACGAATTGAAGCGCACCGGCGGACGTTATGGTCTGGTGACCATGTGTATCGGCGGCGGCCAGGGGATAGCCGCCATCTTTGAGCGACTGTAAATCCCGGGAGGAAGACCAAAGATGACTGATGAAACCGTCAAGCTGACCATCGAGAACGGGGTGGCCATCATTACTCTGTCCCGTCCGGACAATATGAACGCTGTCAACCTGGACGCCTGCGAGAGTTTCTGTCGCGTGGCACAGGAAGCCTCCCGAAACGATACGGTCCGGGCGGTGCTGATCCGGGCCGAAGGCAAAGCCTTCTGTGTCGGCGGCGATGTCATGGAGATGAGCCGTGTAAGCGGTGATCGCCGGGCCCATGTCCATAAAATGGCCAGCGCCCTGCATGAAGGTATGCTTCATCTCAAACAGGCAAACGGGCTGGTGATCACGGAAGTCCAGGGTGTGGCAGCCGGCGCCGGCGTTGGGTTAGCCACCTTCGCAGACATCGTTCTGGTTTCCGACCGGGCCAGCTTTACCATGGCCTATACGGCCATCGGGCTGTCGCCGGACGGCGGGGCCACCTGGTTGCTGCCGCGCCTGGTCGGGCTGCGCCGGGCCCAGGAACTGCTGTACAGCAATCGCAAGCTGTCGGCACAGGAGGCCGTCGACTGGGGGCTGGCATCACAACTGGTGCCCCATGACGATCTGGCGGAAGAGGCCCTGGCCACCGCCTGCAAGATGGCCAAAGGTCCCGGCCGCGCCTTCTCTGACATCCGGGGCATGCTGGATCAGTCCCTGCAGAATGACTTCCGGAGCCATCTGGCCCGGGAAGCCGAAAATATTGCCGAACTGACCGTTTCCGAAGACGGGAAGGAAGGCCTCAGCGCGTTTCTCGAACGAAAAGAACCGGATTTCAGCGGCCGCTGAAATCCGGTTCTTAGATCAAAAAATAGCTTTCAGGAGAGCGGTCCGACACCGTTTCAGGCCGCGCTTTCTCTTTGCTTCAGGAGATCAAGGGCAACATCCACGATCATATCTTCCTGGC belongs to Emcibacter sp. and includes:
- a CDS encoding class II histone deacetylase, producing MTRKTGFVWHEIYMWHDTGTHAGVLPAGNPIQPGIHAENPETKRRFKNLLEVSGLYEKLVHIAPRPATDEEILRVHTADYINRLKQESASPRGGDAGLLTPFGPGSFEIAALSAGGVIAAVDAVLDGRADNAYALVRPPGHHAEPDMGKGFCLLANAAIAGRHALAARGLGRIAYVDWDVHHGNGTERVFWEDPRALTISIHQDRNFPPDSGDMSDIGGGAGEGYNINIPLPAGTGVGAYEATFDRVVLPALRAFRPDMIFVPSGFDAGAHDPLGRMMMHGEGYRSLTNKLLGVADELCGGRIVMSHEGGYNAPTVPFYGLAVMEALSGIKTEVEDPFMALLEGLGGQELQPHQDEVIRAAETLLERLK
- a CDS encoding amidase yields the protein MKLSEYAEYDGLGLAELVRTGQVSAGELARLAKEAIDLLNPHLNAVVEVFDDALAGSVDLPDGTFQGVPFLIKDAVLHAEERKCEMGSRLGEGLVLPHDSDLMKRFRAAGFQTVGRTSVPEMAFNVATESLLHGPCRNPWNTGVITGGSSGGAASAVAAGIVPIAHANDGGGSTRIPAACCGLVGLKPTRGRVPIGPDAGDGLNGLGIELAVTRTVRDCAAILDSVEGPASGDPYVIPRPEKPYLDLVGRHPEKLRVAYSTVPHSGANVDPEVSSSLKKTAVTLASLGHNVEEASPPLDHNAYLDATMKIWCANIANWIDQLAMVTGRNVSLDTLEAATLACYEKGKGLTATDLLGAFDVMNVVTRTIAPFFEEYDIMLTPTVALVPQPIGTFNANKPGWTAEGWVDKIFGFAAFTSLYNMTGQPAISLPLHWSSNGLPIGHHFIAPYGREDLLLQLAGQLEEETPWAARYPSCSVWKMEN
- a CDS encoding GNAT family N-acetyltransferase — translated: MKEMIRKFQEHDTDALLSVWYNANKLAHPFLSENFIAAIKLKVRDIYLPNTETWVAEQGDNIIGFISLLHSEGERSEVGALFVEPDFIGKGFGRLLMDQAVSINPKLTLDVFKENHIGRRFYERYGFHQVKKYVFDPTGDMVLTLTLD
- a CDS encoding LuxR C-terminal-related transcriptional regulator, translated to MNTDLIITKLFPPGNRASRVRRPHLENLLDREGLRRVTVVSAGAGFGKTTLMAEWYHLLKGQKMATAWVSLDSRDQDQGQFLNYLIEALRIAGAVDGKSAESILQNKLENRFFSALGALINELAAGQQEAVLFLDDYHLADGPDISLLMESFINLAPPNFHFVISSRTKPLLPIATLKVHDQILILPEHDLRFSEGETAEFMRGKQGLDISEESLHRLISSTEGWVAGLQLVSLALRDKHLEENFLRQFSGSSRDVVEFLTANVFAMQPERLQKFMMSTAVLERFNAEVAEVLTGDENAQTTLEYLEDNNLFIVPLDQSRGWYRYHQLYREFLLAQLKRLHREEIPVLKRKAAQWFADSGLLVEAVSLAHESGDYDYLAELVEIHADNIRRRGHMPLMLDWCKKIPEDIARTRPQIPIYEGYALFHMRRPIEAAGAAYRVEKAIAEAEKRGIFSPEKLNRWRQDIKVIKTGVAIAADDVVQAEKLASVPLEIGAGNADFMIGAMNNMLGYACTSLNKFDKARAALERAREAHTRVRSVYGVVYADCFTGILEMAQGDLQKAYDCFVHAEQTAAGDNLPNSPAIAVSRLYQGLVFYEWGRLDEALDLITGNIELVEECGQAEAPIMGYAILARLYRTRGEGEKIYEPIEAAHRICQQDKLHRLHVLTEYEYVQQLILDDKLPEARERASRVGIDVRSLEDDLKIENWDRIKCVRSLTKARLLLALNEADRATELLLHLEKLAETVGRRRRLLEIKLLLARAFALVNDRDRAIVFLSQALELSRTEKYIRLFVDEGPEIAGLLKTCLRNGSAEAGNGLQGYIVQLLEAFGQPQQQPATSEAGISQAIRRPVSRPENSGHLILEPLSERERDVLRLLSRGYSNQKIGQDLSIAENTVKWHIKNLFEKLGVKNRTSAVLAAQDLGLL
- the bktB gene encoding beta-ketothiolase BktB, which gives rise to MSEIKEVVIVGAARTAIGGFGGSLKSLNSAQLGTIAAREAIQRANVEAGMIQSCIVGNVIRNSPKDSYLARVIGIDSGLSPDSHAVTVNRLCGSGLEAIVQAAQQIQLGEVNTALAGGAESMSNSSYSLASNRWGQRMGNSTILDDLTTTLQDPWDDYHMGITAENVAEKYGISREEQDAFTAESHRRAAAAIDAGHFREQIVPVELKSRKGVTVFDTDEHVRGDTTAEGLSALKPFFKKDGTVTAATSSGINDGAAMVVLMEAGKAEKEGRSPLGRLVGFAHAGVEPHLMGEGPIPAVRKVFARTGLNLDDIDVIESNEAFAAQALAVSRELGLPADKVNPNGGAVALGHPVGATGGILTTKVLYELKRTGGRYGLVTMCIGGGQGIAAIFERL
- a CDS encoding enoyl-CoA hydratase/isomerase family protein, which codes for MTDETVKLTIENGVAIITLSRPDNMNAVNLDACESFCRVAQEASRNDTVRAVLIRAEGKAFCVGGDVMEMSRVSGDRRAHVHKMASALHEGMLHLKQANGLVITEVQGVAAGAGVGLATFADIVLVSDRASFTMAYTAIGLSPDGGATWLLPRLVGLRRAQELLYSNRKLSAQEAVDWGLASQLVPHDDLAEEALATACKMAKGPGRAFSDIRGMLDQSLQNDFRSHLAREAENIAELTVSEDGKEGLSAFLERKEPDFSGR